From the Cyanobium sp. M30B3 genome, the window TGGCCTTGCGGGCATTGCCGGCTCCGAACTCCAGCACCACCGGTGGCGGCTTCCCGCCGGCGCAGATGGCGCTGCTGATCGCTGGCGCGCAGGTTTCCAGCAGCCGCACTTCGGTGCGGGTGAGGCTGTATTCGGGCTGCTCGCAGATCGCCTCGAACAGGCGCGAGCCCTCGGCGTCGTAGAGCAGCCAGGCGGGCAGCTGGCGGGGCTGGCGCTGCATGCCCTCCAGCACCAGCGTCTCAAGGTCGGCGGCGGCAGGGTGCAGATCGATCAGCTGAGGCGCGGTAGTCGCGCTGGTGGTGGGTCCTGCCATCACGGTTTGCCTCCGGTCGCGGCTGCCGCGCTGTCGCGGGCCAGCCGCACCCCCGCCGCCATCCAGCGGCTGGCCGGGGGAAAGAAGTTGCGATAGGTGTCGCGGCCATGGCCGCTGGGGGTGAACAGACAGCTGCCGCGCAACACGAACTGGGAGGTCATGAACTTGCCGTTGTATTCGCCCACGGCCCCCTCCGGGGGCCGGAAACCCGGATAGGGCCGGTAGGGGCTGCCGGTCCACTGCCAGAGCAGGCCATGGGCCTGGGGCAGGCCGCCCTGGCTCGCCGCCACTTCCCACTCCGCCTCGCTGGGCAGCCGGGCCCCGGCCCAGCGCGCGTAGGCATCGGCCTCGAACCAGCTCAGGTGCCGCACCGGTGCCTCCGGCCGCCGCGGCTGCAGGCCCGCCAGGGTGAATTCGCTGCCATCCCGCCAGTAGCGCGGCGCCTGCCAGCCCCGTTGCTGGCACACCGCCCAGCCCTCGCTCATCCAGAGCTCCGGCCGCCGGTAGCCGCCGTCGGCGATGAAGTCCGCGAACGCGCCGTTGCTCACCAGCCGGTCGGCCAGCTCGAAGGGCTCCAGCCAGCAGCGATGGCGGGGCCCCTCGTTGTCGAAGTGGAACGGCTCGCCCGCCTGGCAGTCTGCGCCGGACTCCTGGCCCCCCTGGCCGACCTCCACCAGCCCCCCTGGCCAGGCCAGCCAGCGCACCTCCCCGGGCTCCTGGTTGGTTGGGCCCTCCAGGCGCTGCCGCCAGAGCGCTTCCGGCCCATCACCGGCCGTGCTGTAGGCGGGCAGCAGCGGGTTGCGGCTGAAGCCATCGAGCAGGTCCATCAGCAGCAGCTCCTGGTGCTGCTGCTCGTGCTGCAGGCCCAGCTCCAGCAGGGCGAGGCTGGCCTGGCGCAGCGGAGGCAGCATGGCCAGGGCCCGATCCACCCGCTGCCGCCAGGCCAGCACCTCGCCGATGGTCGGCCGGCTCAGCAGTCCCCGCTTGGGCCGGGGATGGCGGGCACCCACCGCCTCGTAGTAGCTGTTGAACAGGAAGCTCCAGCGCTCCGGCGCCGGCTCGTACTCCAGCGCCAGCCCCGCCTGCAGCAGCGGTCTCAGCAGGAACTGTTCGAAGAACCAGGTGGTGTGGCCCAGGTGCCACTTGGGCGGGCTGGCATCCGCCATCCCCTGCAGGCAGAGGTCCTCCGGCTCCAGCGGGGCGATCAGCTCCACACTCCGGCGGCGCACCTCCAGCAGCCGCTCCAGCAGGTGGGTGCTCATGCAGCGTCGCTCCTGCGGGTTCCCGCCCAGCCCTGACCTTAGGGAGCTTGCCTACGATCCCGCCAGGCACGGCTGAGGGCATGGGCGGCAGCACAGCGACGGTGAGGTCGCAGGGGGGGATTACCCCGGGTTTTGTGGGGGCGGTGGGCAACACCCCCCTGATCCGGCTGCAAGCCCTGAGCGACCTCACGGGTTGCGAGATTCTGGGCAAGGCGGAGTTCATGAACCCCGGCGGCTCGGTGAAGGACCGGGCTGCCCTGGGCATCCTCCTGGAAGCCGAAGAGCAGGGCCTCCTCCAGCCCGGCGGCACGGTGGTGGAGGGCACCGCCGGCAACACCGGCATCGGCCTCACCCACCTCTGCAACGCCCGCGGCTACAAGGCGCTGATCGTGATCCCCGACACCCAGTCGGCCGAGAAGATCGGCCTGCTGCGCAGCCTGGGGGCCGAGGTGCGCACGGTGCCGGCGGTGCCCTACCGCGACCCCAACAACTACGTGAAGCTCTCGGGCCGCATCGCCGCCGAGACCCCCGGTGCCGTGTGGGCCAACCAGTTCGACAACCTGGCCAACCGCCGCGCCCACTACAACACCACCGGCCCGGAAATCTGGCAGCAGACCGACGGCAAGCTGGATGCCTGGGTGGCCGCCACCGGCACCGGCGGCACCTACGCCGGGGTGGCCCTCTATCTCAAGGAGCAGAACCCCCAGGTGCGCTGCGTGCTGGCCGATCCCCACGGCAGTGCCCTGCACAGCTGGGCCACCACCGGCCAGCTGGCCAGCGCGGGCAGCTCGATCACCGAGGGCATCGGCAACAGCCGCATCACCGCCAACCTGGAGGGGGCGCCGATCGACGACGCCGTGCGCATCGACGACCAGGCGGCGCTCGAGACGATCTACAGGCTGCTCTGGCAGGAGGGCCTGTTCCTGGGCGGCTCGGTGGGCATCAACGTGGCCGCGGCGGTGGAGACCGCCCGGCGCCTGGGGCCGGGCCACACGATCGTCACCGTGCTGTGCGACAGCGGTGACCGCTACCGGTCCCGCCTCTATGACCCGGACTGGCTGGCAGGGAAGGGTCTGCGGCAACCTGAGCGCTCTTCGCTCACCGCTGGCTGATGCCCTCCGATCCGGGTCATTCCCCTGTCGACGGCCAGCCCTTTGAGTCCGGCCAGCTGATCTGCGAGCGATACCGGCTGGAGGAGCGACTCTCTCAAGGGCCCCAGGGAACCCTCTGGCGGGCCACCGACCAGCTGGCCGCCGCCGCGCCGATGGTGCTGCGCCAGCTGGGGCCGGAGCTGGATCAGGAGCGGGCCCGGGAGCTCTGGACCCGCCTGCAGGGGGTGCTGCACCCCCAGGTGCCCCGCCTCGGCGGGGCCCTGAGCCAGGACGGCTGCCTCTGGCTGGTGCGCGAGTGGCAGGCCGGCCGCACCCTGCAGGAGCTGTTCGAGGCCCGGGCCGAGCGCCAGATGGTGTTCGGCGCCGGCGAGGTGCTCCTGCTGCTGCGCCAGCTGCTGCCGGTGCTGGCCGCCCTGCACGGCCAGGAGCTGGTGCATGGCGACCTCTGCCCCGCCAACCTGCTGCGCCGGGACAG encodes:
- the egtB gene encoding ergothioneine biosynthesis protein EgtB; this encodes MSTHLLERLLEVRRRSVELIAPLEPEDLCLQGMADASPPKWHLGHTTWFFEQFLLRPLLQAGLALEYEPAPERWSFLFNSYYEAVGARHPRPKRGLLSRPTIGEVLAWRQRVDRALAMLPPLRQASLALLELGLQHEQQHQELLLMDLLDGFSRNPLLPAYSTAGDGPEALWRQRLEGPTNQEPGEVRWLAWPGGLVEVGQGGQESGADCQAGEPFHFDNEGPRHRCWLEPFELADRLVSNGAFADFIADGGYRRPELWMSEGWAVCQQRGWQAPRYWRDGSEFTLAGLQPRRPEAPVRHLSWFEADAYARWAGARLPSEAEWEVAASQGGLPQAHGLLWQWTGSPYRPYPGFRPPEGAVGEYNGKFMTSQFVLRGSCLFTPSGHGRDTYRNFFPPASRWMAAGVRLARDSAAAATGGKP
- a CDS encoding cysteine synthase A → MGGSTATVRSQGGITPGFVGAVGNTPLIRLQALSDLTGCEILGKAEFMNPGGSVKDRAALGILLEAEEQGLLQPGGTVVEGTAGNTGIGLTHLCNARGYKALIVIPDTQSAEKIGLLRSLGAEVRTVPAVPYRDPNNYVKLSGRIAAETPGAVWANQFDNLANRRAHYNTTGPEIWQQTDGKLDAWVAATGTGGTYAGVALYLKEQNPQVRCVLADPHGSALHSWATTGQLASAGSSITEGIGNSRITANLEGAPIDDAVRIDDQAALETIYRLLWQEGLFLGGSVGINVAAAVETARRLGPGHTIVTVLCDSGDRYRSRLYDPDWLAGKGLRQPERSSLTAG